The Athalia rosae chromosome 7, iyAthRosa1.1, whole genome shotgun sequence genome window below encodes:
- the LOC105689227 gene encoding cytochrome P450 307a1-like: MSILALSTTTYLLIATSLMALILVFIDYLKSRKSVSIKIVDTEASTLPDPPGPKPWPIIGSLHILGRYDVPYKAFAELARIYNSQIIKLKMGSVQCVVVNGLENIKEVLITKGPHFDSRPNFARYHLLFCGDKENSLAFCDWSEVQKSRRETLRAHTFPRAFTAKYDQLNSIIGQELEVLIDQLGSKPASKFAAKPLILETCANIFTNYFCSRRFDIGNTEFSDMVKNFDKVFYEVNQGYAADFMPFLMPLHNRNMARMANWSEEIRQFVEKNIIEDRLESWTDILPEDDYVNCLINHVASNAEPNISWGTALFALEDIIGGHAAVGNLLMKVLGYLVVNPQVQKRSQEEIDAAEKSENRRVGLEQRGSMPYTESIVLEAIRLISSPIVPHVANQDSSVAGYRVEKGSLIFLNNYELNMTSSLWTDPTEFKPERFLVNGRISKPEHFLPFGGGRRSCMGYKMVQYLSFSTLATILKNFTILPVDGESYKIPLGNLALPENTFSFRFQKR, encoded by the exons atgtCTATCTTAGCTTTGAGCACAACAACCTACTTACTGATCGCCACATCGTTGATGGCCTTGATATTGGTTTTCATCGATTACCTGAAATCGCGAAAATCAGTGTCCATTAAAATCGTCGATACCGAAGCGTCGACGCTTCCGGATCCACCGGGACCAAAACCATGGCCGATTATCGGATCGCTCCACATACTCGGACGTTACGACGTACCCTACAAAGCGTTCGCCGAGTTGGCGAGGATCTACAACAGCCAGATCATCAAATTAAAGATGGGATCGGTGCAATGCGTCGTCGTCAACGGACTGGAGAACATCAAGGAAGTCCTCATCACCAAAGGACCCCACTTCGATTCCAGACCGAACTTCGCCAGATATCATCTGCTGTTCTGCGGGGACAAGGAAAACT CATTGGCATTCTGCGATTGGTCCGAGGTCCAGAAATCGAGACGCGAGACTCTCAGGGCGCACACATTTCCAAGAGCATTTACGGCCAAGTACGATCAATTGAATTCGATCATCGGACAAGAACTGGAGGTATTGATCGACCAATTGGGATCGAAACCCGCGAGTAAATTCGCGGCTAAGCCATTGATACTTGAGACATGCGCCAATATATTCACGAACTATTTTTGCTCGAGACGTTTCGACATCGGTAACACCGAGTTTTCCGACATGGTCAAAAACTTTGACAAAGTATTTTACGAGGTCAATCAAGGTTACGCCGCGGATTTCATGCCCTTCCTAATGCCTCTCCACAACCGCAATATGGCAAGAATGGCAAATTGGAGCGAAGAGATACGTcagtttgttgaaaaaaatatcatagaaGACAGATTGGAATCTTGGACCGATATTTTGCCGGAAGACGATTACGTCAACTGTTTGATAAACCACGTTGCGTCGAACGCGGAGCCAAACATATCGTGGGGCACCGCACTTTTCGCCCTGGAAGACATAATCGGAGGTCATGCAGCCGTTGGTAATTTATTAATGAAAGTTCTCGGCTACCTCGTGGTAAACCCACAAGTTCAAAAAAGATCCCAAGAAGAAATCGACGCCGCGGAGAAATCGGAAAATCGAAGAGTCGGTTTGGAACAACGAGGATCCATGCCGTACACGGAATCCATCGTTCTAGAAGCCATCCGTTTAATTTCGAGTCCGATCGTACCCCACGTCGCCAATCAGGACAGTTCGGTCGCCG GCTACAGAGTCGAGAAGGGTTCTCTCATATTCTTGAACAATTACGAGTTGAACATGACAAGTTCTTTGTGGACCGATCCCACGGAATTCAAGCCCGAAAGGTTCCTCGTTAACGGTCGAATAAGCAAACCAGAACATTTCCTACCTTTTGGTGGCGGTCGTAGATCCTGCATGGGTTACAAGATGGTTCAATATTTAAGTTTTTCAACACTGGCAACGATtctcaaaaatttcaccataCTCCCCGTTGACGGTGAATCTTACAAGATACCACTAGGAAATTTAGCTCTACCGGAGAACACGTTCAGTTTCCGTTTCCAAAAGAGGtag
- the LOC105689230 gene encoding protein LSM12 homolog A-like: MAGVSDWFSIGSTVACKTCYNKEIEGEVLAFDPQTKMLVLKSPSSCGRASVNDVHIVNLALVSDVQVKREVSPTGGDPPQSLNLNRLNTRVRNQVEAKKCIVKSLQAGVSPEGQKLFIAIAKTIQQITWSGPNIVVLNDVTIAPPYKLDNVHGNEQSKAYNHIRKVVEKHEKDTAIAVESQQQTMQKGSSLQ, from the exons ATGGCTGGCGTCAGCGACTGGTTCAGCATTGGGAGTACCGTGGCTTGTAAAACATGTTACAATAAGGAAATCGAGGGCGAGGTACTCGCCTTCGATCCGCAAACCAAAATGCTTGTACTCA AGTCTCCATCATCTTGCGGTAGGGCGTCCGTTAATGACGTTCACATAGTTAATCTTGCCCTGGTATCGGACGTTCAAGTAAAGAGAGAAGTCAGTCCGACCGGGGGAGACCCACCGCAGAGTCTAAACCTGAACAGGCTGAACACACGAGTACGAAATCAagttgaagcaaaaaaatgtaTCGTGAAGTCGCTACAGGCAGGTGTATCGCCAGAGGGACAAAAACTCTTTATCGCTATAGCTAAAACTATCCAACAAATAACGTGGAGTGGGCCTAACATCGTCGTTTTAAATGATGTCACAATTGCACCACCTTACAAACTTGATAATGTACACGGAAACGAGCAATCCAAAGCTTACAATCACATTAGGAAAGTG GtggaaaaacacgaaaaagaTACAGCGATAGCGGTGGAGTCGCAACAACAAACAATGCAAAAAGGTAGCAGCTTGCAGTAG
- the LOC105689226 gene encoding facilitated trehalose transporter Tret1-like isoform X1, whose product MTNMENTTTVIATDKHAVTREIDRDFSSGNKISGRISRGNIYQILACLIANTSVLGPAMGLGYSAIALGPLVAPDSEIKITFNEQSWIASITAITTPIGCILSSFFMRRGRRFGIIGTSLTSAIGWLVVYFSYDVSQLLIGRAICGVAIGLASVPTTVYAAEISSPKLRGYVVTWTSVSIAFGVLVVYIFGYFFQKDWRLVALLCGLFPITSLILVILKLPESPVWLRSAGRLMEAEKSLRRLNGINNSNLETPSDLLLELSPLSKEIINDTEGLGKRLRSRGGIFSPLNIKPLLIMVGYFFFQQFSGTFVVIYYAVDFTLEAGVSIDGHIAAILIGLTRLIGTMLVSYISRKFGRRIPSIISGVGMTIFMSILSIYVWSDYAGNKINDNGIIPVISILMYIFSSALGFLVLPFAMIGEIFPAKVKDIFSGLTTCLAYIFSFAILKIYPDMLHGFGKHGVFLFYAIISFIGTVFVILLLPETKGKSLKDIEELFVKKNRSIIEKNNKNLIIETEEIIDSKNRNTIAINSRN is encoded by the exons ATGACCAACATGGAAAATACAACCACCGTAATCGCCACGGACAAG caTGCGGTTACcagagaaattgatcgagatttttcatcggggaataaaatttctggAAGAATATCAAGAGGGAATATTTATCAG ATACTGGCCTGTCTCATCGCCAACACTTCCGTTCTCGGACCTGCGATGGGATTGGGATACAGTGCGATCGCTTTGGGTCCTCTGGTCGCACCTgacagcgaaataaaaatcacatttAACGAACAGTCTTGGAtcg CTAGCATAACGGCGATCACTACACCGATCGGTTGCATTTTATCCAGCTTTTTTATGCGTCGTGGAAGACGTTTTGGAATAATCGGAACATCTTTGACATCGGCTATAGGATGGTTGGTTGTATATTTTTCCTATGACGTCAGCCAACTTCTAATCGGTAGGGCGATCTGCGGAGTTGCTATCGGACTCGCGTCCGTACCCACGACAGTTTACGCCGCTGAAATATCGTCGCCAAAATTGAGAGGATACGTCGTCACCTGGACGAGCGTTTCCATCGCTTTTGGTGTCCTCGTCGTTTATAtcttcggatattttttccag AAAGATTGGCGTTTGGTAGCACTTTTGTGCGGTTTATTTCCAATAACTTCGTTGATCCTGGTAATATTGAAACTTCCGGAATCTCCGGTGTGGCTTCGTTCTGCCGGTCGTTTAATGGAGGCAGAAAAATCTCTTAGAAGATTAAACGGCATCAATAATTCCAATTTAGAAACGCCGTCCGATCTCCTATTAGAATTATCTCCATTGTCTAAAGAGATTATAAATGACACAGAAGGATTAGGTAAGAGATTGAGATCGCGAGGTGGTATATTTAGTCCTTTGAATATAAAGCCACTTTTGATAATGGTtggttatttctttttccaacaaTTCTCGGGAACATTTGTAGTGATATATTACGCCGTAGATTTTACCTTAGAGGCCGGTGTTTCCATCGACGGTCATATCGCGGCGATATTAATCGGTCTAACAAGATTAATAGGTACGATGTTAGTTTCTTACATATCCCGTAAATTCGGTCGTAGAATTCCTTCCATTATTTCCGGCGTTGGTATGACAATTTTCATGAGTATATTATCCATATACGTGTGGTCAGATTACGccggtaataaaataaacgacaaCGGTATCATTCCGGTGATATCGATTTTgatgtacatattttcaagTGCATTAGGTTTTTTGGTACTTCCATTCGCGATGATAGGTGAAATATTCCCTGCAAAAgtgaaagatattttttctgGTTTAACGACATGTTTAGCATATATATTTAGTTTTGccatattaaaaatatatccagACATGTTACATGGTTTCGGTAAACACGGTGTATTCTTATTTTACGCAATCATATCGTTCATCGGTACAGTATTCGTTATACTACTGTTACCCGAAACGAAAGGTAAATCTTTAAAAGATATCGAAGAACtattcgttaaaaaaaatcgtagcatcattgaaaaaaataataagaatctCATTATAGAAACCGAAGAAATTATTGACAGTAAAAATCGTAATACGATTGCAATAAATTCTCGAAATTAG
- the LOC105689226 gene encoding facilitated trehalose transporter Tret1-like isoform X2 produces MPIFKSPPIHRYLKEYILACLIANTSVLGPAMGLGYSAIALGPLVAPDSEIKITFNEQSWIASITAITTPIGCILSSFFMRRGRRFGIIGTSLTSAIGWLVVYFSYDVSQLLIGRAICGVAIGLASVPTTVYAAEISSPKLRGYVVTWTSVSIAFGVLVVYIFGYFFQKDWRLVALLCGLFPITSLILVILKLPESPVWLRSAGRLMEAEKSLRRLNGINNSNLETPSDLLLELSPLSKEIINDTEGLGKRLRSRGGIFSPLNIKPLLIMVGYFFFQQFSGTFVVIYYAVDFTLEAGVSIDGHIAAILIGLTRLIGTMLVSYISRKFGRRIPSIISGVGMTIFMSILSIYVWSDYAGNKINDNGIIPVISILMYIFSSALGFLVLPFAMIGEIFPAKVKDIFSGLTTCLAYIFSFAILKIYPDMLHGFGKHGVFLFYAIISFIGTVFVILLLPETKGKSLKDIEELFVKKNRSIIEKNNKNLIIETEEIIDSKNRNTIAINSRN; encoded by the exons ATGCCGATTTTTAAATCTCCTCCGATCCACCGGTATCTGAaagaatat ATACTGGCCTGTCTCATCGCCAACACTTCCGTTCTCGGACCTGCGATGGGATTGGGATACAGTGCGATCGCTTTGGGTCCTCTGGTCGCACCTgacagcgaaataaaaatcacatttAACGAACAGTCTTGGAtcg CTAGCATAACGGCGATCACTACACCGATCGGTTGCATTTTATCCAGCTTTTTTATGCGTCGTGGAAGACGTTTTGGAATAATCGGAACATCTTTGACATCGGCTATAGGATGGTTGGTTGTATATTTTTCCTATGACGTCAGCCAACTTCTAATCGGTAGGGCGATCTGCGGAGTTGCTATCGGACTCGCGTCCGTACCCACGACAGTTTACGCCGCTGAAATATCGTCGCCAAAATTGAGAGGATACGTCGTCACCTGGACGAGCGTTTCCATCGCTTTTGGTGTCCTCGTCGTTTATAtcttcggatattttttccag AAAGATTGGCGTTTGGTAGCACTTTTGTGCGGTTTATTTCCAATAACTTCGTTGATCCTGGTAATATTGAAACTTCCGGAATCTCCGGTGTGGCTTCGTTCTGCCGGTCGTTTAATGGAGGCAGAAAAATCTCTTAGAAGATTAAACGGCATCAATAATTCCAATTTAGAAACGCCGTCCGATCTCCTATTAGAATTATCTCCATTGTCTAAAGAGATTATAAATGACACAGAAGGATTAGGTAAGAGATTGAGATCGCGAGGTGGTATATTTAGTCCTTTGAATATAAAGCCACTTTTGATAATGGTtggttatttctttttccaacaaTTCTCGGGAACATTTGTAGTGATATATTACGCCGTAGATTTTACCTTAGAGGCCGGTGTTTCCATCGACGGTCATATCGCGGCGATATTAATCGGTCTAACAAGATTAATAGGTACGATGTTAGTTTCTTACATATCCCGTAAATTCGGTCGTAGAATTCCTTCCATTATTTCCGGCGTTGGTATGACAATTTTCATGAGTATATTATCCATATACGTGTGGTCAGATTACGccggtaataaaataaacgacaaCGGTATCATTCCGGTGATATCGATTTTgatgtacatattttcaagTGCATTAGGTTTTTTGGTACTTCCATTCGCGATGATAGGTGAAATATTCCCTGCAAAAgtgaaagatattttttctgGTTTAACGACATGTTTAGCATATATATTTAGTTTTGccatattaaaaatatatccagACATGTTACATGGTTTCGGTAAACACGGTGTATTCTTATTTTACGCAATCATATCGTTCATCGGTACAGTATTCGTTATACTACTGTTACCCGAAACGAAAGGTAAATCTTTAAAAGATATCGAAGAACtattcgttaaaaaaaatcgtagcatcattgaaaaaaataataagaatctCATTATAGAAACCGAAGAAATTATTGACAGTAAAAATCGTAATACGATTGCAATAAATTCTCGAAATTAG
- the LOC105689226 gene encoding facilitated trehalose transporter Tret1-like isoform X3 translates to MGLGYSAIALGPLVAPDSEIKITFNEQSWIASITAITTPIGCILSSFFMRRGRRFGIIGTSLTSAIGWLVVYFSYDVSQLLIGRAICGVAIGLASVPTTVYAAEISSPKLRGYVVTWTSVSIAFGVLVVYIFGYFFQKDWRLVALLCGLFPITSLILVILKLPESPVWLRSAGRLMEAEKSLRRLNGINNSNLETPSDLLLELSPLSKEIINDTEGLGKRLRSRGGIFSPLNIKPLLIMVGYFFFQQFSGTFVVIYYAVDFTLEAGVSIDGHIAAILIGLTRLIGTMLVSYISRKFGRRIPSIISGVGMTIFMSILSIYVWSDYAGNKINDNGIIPVISILMYIFSSALGFLVLPFAMIGEIFPAKVKDIFSGLTTCLAYIFSFAILKIYPDMLHGFGKHGVFLFYAIISFIGTVFVILLLPETKGKSLKDIEELFVKKNRSIIEKNNKNLIIETEEIIDSKNRNTIAINSRN, encoded by the exons ATGGGATTGGGATACAGTGCGATCGCTTTGGGTCCTCTGGTCGCACCTgacagcgaaataaaaatcacatttAACGAACAGTCTTGGAtcg CTAGCATAACGGCGATCACTACACCGATCGGTTGCATTTTATCCAGCTTTTTTATGCGTCGTGGAAGACGTTTTGGAATAATCGGAACATCTTTGACATCGGCTATAGGATGGTTGGTTGTATATTTTTCCTATGACGTCAGCCAACTTCTAATCGGTAGGGCGATCTGCGGAGTTGCTATCGGACTCGCGTCCGTACCCACGACAGTTTACGCCGCTGAAATATCGTCGCCAAAATTGAGAGGATACGTCGTCACCTGGACGAGCGTTTCCATCGCTTTTGGTGTCCTCGTCGTTTATAtcttcggatattttttccag AAAGATTGGCGTTTGGTAGCACTTTTGTGCGGTTTATTTCCAATAACTTCGTTGATCCTGGTAATATTGAAACTTCCGGAATCTCCGGTGTGGCTTCGTTCTGCCGGTCGTTTAATGGAGGCAGAAAAATCTCTTAGAAGATTAAACGGCATCAATAATTCCAATTTAGAAACGCCGTCCGATCTCCTATTAGAATTATCTCCATTGTCTAAAGAGATTATAAATGACACAGAAGGATTAGGTAAGAGATTGAGATCGCGAGGTGGTATATTTAGTCCTTTGAATATAAAGCCACTTTTGATAATGGTtggttatttctttttccaacaaTTCTCGGGAACATTTGTAGTGATATATTACGCCGTAGATTTTACCTTAGAGGCCGGTGTTTCCATCGACGGTCATATCGCGGCGATATTAATCGGTCTAACAAGATTAATAGGTACGATGTTAGTTTCTTACATATCCCGTAAATTCGGTCGTAGAATTCCTTCCATTATTTCCGGCGTTGGTATGACAATTTTCATGAGTATATTATCCATATACGTGTGGTCAGATTACGccggtaataaaataaacgacaaCGGTATCATTCCGGTGATATCGATTTTgatgtacatattttcaagTGCATTAGGTTTTTTGGTACTTCCATTCGCGATGATAGGTGAAATATTCCCTGCAAAAgtgaaagatattttttctgGTTTAACGACATGTTTAGCATATATATTTAGTTTTGccatattaaaaatatatccagACATGTTACATGGTTTCGGTAAACACGGTGTATTCTTATTTTACGCAATCATATCGTTCATCGGTACAGTATTCGTTATACTACTGTTACCCGAAACGAAAGGTAAATCTTTAAAAGATATCGAAGAACtattcgttaaaaaaaatcgtagcatcattgaaaaaaataataagaatctCATTATAGAAACCGAAGAAATTATTGACAGTAAAAATCGTAATACGATTGCAATAAATTCTCGAAATTAG